The following nucleotide sequence is from Zea mays cultivar B73 chromosome 1, Zm-B73-REFERENCE-NAM-5.0, whole genome shotgun sequence.
ggtttttggggagcgtctacgcgactgcccaaacgtctgtcgttgtcttcatcgctggttcctggcgtcttcatctcgatcggatgacaagagaagctggacaaggatcaggatcctcggagcgcatgagagggtatgatcaattcagttcgttactgttttatattctgcatattatatatgtcgtatGTACCTCTGTTCTATCatgttataatatgttatatttgTCTGTCttacagtcatcctgtttatattgttatctgtttatttccagttgttccgcaataatccatgaaccatgcttatatacttattttatttatacgatttacatgcttcatatgctttgtgttctcatgatccatattattATGGATATTTTGAGATCATGTTTTCTATGtttgattatctattatatgtcatcatcataatgttaatttatggaattaaaatgatatagaaaatgcctataattctaacatatACTGGCTCGAGCTCACTAAGGCCATAAAAGTAGGCTTGTTTTGGAATCGTTCAAACTCGCGAGTCTCTCGGAGCAAAGCCGAGTCTGAGTGAGCCCGCGTCTCGCGAGACTCAGAGTTTTTTTTCCGAATTGCTTTAATTATCCGATCccttttattttctctatatatTTTACACACAGAGTGTACGTACTAGCACATAATAGCATCTCATACCAAACGCATTGAGCCATTGACGCGTTGACTTCGCACCGCCACCAATTTGCATCACCATCATCAGCCCCCGTACTTAGCCTTGTAGTCCTGCCACAGCTGCTGCACGGTCTTGCCCAGGATCTGGGCGAAGAAGTCGTCGGTGTAGCCGTCCTTCATCTTGGCGTTGAGCAGCGCGACGAAGCCCGGCTTGAGCGAGTCGCAGTAGTCCAGGAACCTCGCCGTGACGTCGTACCCCTGGTCCCACCGGTCCCCCTGCCCCGGCTGCACCCAGTGGCCCGGCGCGTACCCCGCCTTCAGCCGGACGTAGTCGGCGATGCCCTCGATGAGGCCGCCGTTCGCCTGGCCCTGCCCGTCCCACTGCCACACGTGCGTTGTCTCGTGGTACAGCACGCCGGTGACCTGTTCGACGAACGGCACGGCGCAGTGGCGCACGAAGATGTTCGTTTAGAAACAGAGACTGTGTTATGATAAGGTGGCAAGAGTGTGATGTATTTACTTCGGTCTTGACGTCGCCGGAGTAGCCGCCGACGTACTGCGCGCTGAGGTGGATCCCGTTGGCGCTCGTGAAGGCCACGCCGCCGATGTCCTCGACGACGAGGGTCACCGCGTCGACGGGCTTGCGGTCGGCGGGGCTGGGCTGGTCGAAGGTGTTCCAGATGAACGTGGACGCGTCGGACAGGACCTGCTTGGCGTAGTCGAGGCCGACGGCCTGGTCGAACCGCTGCCCGCCGGGGGTATCGGACGCCGTGTTCGTCGCGTCGAACGTCACGGCGCCGGCCGTCGATGATGCGGCTAGCAGCGCCAGGAGGGCAGCCACCGCCGCGGCGACCTGACGCTTGTTCATGATATTGTGCTGGACTGCTGGCTGATTGGTGCTTGCCTTCTTGCTCAGCTCAGTTGGTTAGCCACTGCCTGCTGTGGCTGGGTTTTTATATAGGTCAGGGAAATAGGTGAAGATGTGACAAGTTTTTTTaaagaaaatatatttttttGGCGATGGTGATGATATGTTTGTCTAAAAAGATTGAACCCTTGCGTAGGGTTTGGTCCAGTCAACAGGACTGACTTGGACTTGTTCCAGTTTGGATGCGTTTTTTCTCTCTAGAAAACATGGCGTGGAAGAACAGGAAGCCATGTGTCATTTTTTCTTCTTTGTAACTTCTTTGACGTAGACAGCGTCGGGGACTGCATAGGGTGATAATAGCCTCTAAATTTTACATTAAAAGATTTAAGAATCAGACCGAATTAGGATTGTaccctatttctattcatttttaaactaaaatataTTTAGAACCCTACCATTTTGTGAAAAAACATTTGaatcatgatccattaccacccctaaacctgcactaaaacagtacctgaaaTATCTCTGTCCATTTAGGTGCACAAGTACATGTACATAGGGTACCTGAAATATCTCTATCCATTTAGGTGCACAAGTACATAGGGTATCTTTAACATGGCTCTTTATTTGGATGACTCCGGCTTGAGCTAGGGGCGTAGCCAAGATTTTTCCTTATGAAAGCCAACATGTATATAACTATAGTTGTAAAGTTAATAAATAAAATAGATGTTTAGATATAATATACAATAGTCataacaacttttatatatatatatatatatatatatatacatatatatatatatatgcactaAGGACATAATAAATTTTAACTTATTATAAATTAATTCTTTTATTTTAGCTATAAATATACAACTACAAGCAATATTTTCTTTTTGTTAGGGGCTATGCCCCTGCCAGCCCCCTTATCTACGCCACAGCTTGAGCTTATTGTGAAGCCCCATCAAATAGTTAAAACGGCTCATTATCGAGAGCCCTCGAGCAGCTAGAGTCGTTTTCGTGTTGAGAGCCAGAGTATCAAAAAACGTGGCTTCTATTGACTCCTCCTTTATTTTCATAATACAACATTCGAAAATAAAAGTTGTTTTGATAAATAAATTGTAAAACAGCTTTGACTCTAGTAGAGAAGCCAAAGAGTTAAAGGAGTCAGAGTTAGAATTATTTTCCGAGGAATTGAAGCCTGCCAATGGGGGCCATAGTTCCACAAAGTGATGACTCCTCGAGTCACCGAACTGTACCGCCGATCCGGATGGTCAGATGGAGAAGTTTGTGTAGCATGCGAATAGAAACCCTGGTAGAATTTTCAAGCCGTACGTACGTGCAGGACCCTCCTGTGAATAATAATGATGTGTCGATCGATGCTACTGCACCAGAACCACACATTCAGCACCGACGACACAATCTTTGGACTAGTCACATCCACGAGATTTTTTTCCTGACTTCTGTTGACCGCCCTTCTACGTACTCTGGACACTCTGTTGGATCGTGCCACTGTTGTAGAAGAGAGCACCGCATTGTCCCAAAAACATATAGCATTGTAGGTTGGTCCTAAAGCCAAATCATTGTAAATCCGATCAAATTTTAATTGAAAACTTGGCCGATATTTATAGTACCAAATTAGAACTGCGTACAAGGTTTGCCATAGAACATATTGTCATGGTAATACTTACATGATGTTATAAATACTGATATTTTTCTCTATGATTTTAGACAAACTTATAGAATAACGGACTTGGGTATCCAATCCAATCCCGCCAAAATCCAAACAATCCAACACAATCCAATTACGCAAACCAGGGGATCTAGATTTTAGTGCCATCATATCAGATGTTTAGATGGTAGTAAAAGGTATTAAATATTGTCTAATcataaaactaattacatagaTGATAACTAACTAAACAGTAAAACAAGCCTATTAAACCTAATTAGTTTATGATTTATTCATGTGATGCTACAGAAAATAGTTACTAATCATGAGTTAATTAAACTTAATGAATTCATCTCGACGATTAATCTTCATTTGTGTAGTTACTTTTCTAATTATAGAATCACCAAGAGCTCCCCAAAAGTCTTCACTAAATCAAGTTTTTTAGGAAAACACAAGAACATGTCTCCAACAGTTTCCCTAAAATATTTCCAACTTTTTTATAGCCCTTAAAACTTCCTTATTTGTAGCTATAAAAGGAGATTTCTGGGCTCCCCAGAAACACAATCTATCGCTGCCCGCACAACCTCATCGTACGCTGCCGGCCGCACGTACTTGCTATCCGTCATCTACCATCGCACGACCTACTATTAGACCTCTATCGTCAGTTGTTTTCGCTCGGCCTCACCGTTGGTCCTCCCTCGCTGACCACGTCTGCGACCTATGATATTCTGATAGCGGCGCAGATTTGGTCGATAGTCAAACTTTAAAGTTGTGGAAGGAAAAAATATACATCCATAAAACATATCAAAGTAGGTACAAGACTTACCGGGCCTAGTTTAAAATATTTTTGATCCACTTTTTAGGGAACTGTTGGAGAAAGAGTTTAAATTTATCCTCAATAATTTTTTAGATACACCTTAAAACTGATTTTTTAGGAGTCATTTTCTGGAGAGCTCTCGGTCTCTTGGAGATGGTCTTAGACTATATTTAAAAAATTAATTAATATTTAGTGGTACAGACAAAACTTTAGTTAGTAAACACCTTATAGAAGGCAAACCACATAAGTCGGAGAAGCTGCATCGAGTGTGAACAAATAGATGACTTTTAGGgcctgttttagagagctttgcttCAAAAACTTCAGCTTTGGTTTCTAGTTTCACCGTAAAACAGCTCCAGCAAATTGTTAAGGTGAGTTCCAGGAGCGTttgatttgcatatggacttcaaCTTCTACAGTACCATTGATTTGTGTGGGTTTCCTTGATTACCCTTGATGATTAGTGGGTTGTCGCCAGAGAGAATGGAAGTTGTATGTTGCGTAACCAGTGGCATGGTGGGTAATTTTCGTACAACTTCATGAGGAGATATAAAAACATTGTTTTTGAAGCACCCTCTAAGGAGCTTGACGAATTTCATGAAACAGGCCTCTAGTTTCGATTTTTTTAAAAACTAAAGCTCGTGGAGCTGGACCCGTTTGGATTGAAGAGGTTAGAACGAAATTGAAATTCTTGAAGTGAAGCTCTCCCAAACAGACCTTAAACTACAGTGACAGTGACTCCATTCCTCATGGGCATCGGTAACTGAAGACAGCGCGCATCACGGGGGCCAAGCCGATGGACGCCAGCACAAGAAAAGCACAGGAGCTGGTTCGGACGTCGCGACTGGGGGGACGCGTCTCTGAAAGACCAACACGTGTTCACGAACCATTAGCATCTGCTACGCGAGACGCTGACAAGCGGTATCAAAGACGTTATCGATCTTAATGCTGTCTAGAGCAATATCTTCTAAATTTTATCCTCTAaaaaatattctctatcatttacggCACACTATAAAAGATTTTATCTTCTATATGTTTAACATCTTCAATAACATCCTCTAAAATCGGTCCACTATATCTACCGTGTTAACATATTTCACAATACACATTGTTTTTTATCGATCTTAAAAAAACAGTTCATATGTCGCGAAATTACATATTGATTTTATTGGGAAAACAATATTAGTTTATACTGAGACAAATAATTACTAGACGTCTGCATTATAAATTTTTGTTAGTCATGTACGCAATATAAAAAATCATTTCTAGCATGCCAAAAATGATTTAGGAACTAGTTTAGATAATTACATTTTCTAACCTACATTACCAATCGTTTGTTTCTGACAAAACGTACGGCTCCAGGAGGTAAAGTGTGGGAGAGAATGGACGGTGGTGACGCGCGTGACTGAATAGTGTACAGCGAGCGAGAGCCTGTCCGTCAGATGTAACAGACGAGGAAGATCCGGTATGTTTCACCGAACAGTTTAGCGATTGCTACTGGACACATACCCGATGTCTACTTTAACTATATTTTACCGAATAGTTTAGAATACACAATGTTTTAGCGGGTGTGATTGGAGAGAGCCTTAGGcctagtttgggtactctagtaatGAGTGGGATTGGAGTGGAATGAGATGTATTGAGAGAGTATTTGATCTATTGGGAATTTAcaccctctccaatccctccaaAACACTCTAATCCCAAAGTATCCAAACTAGGCCTTAGCGGTGTTCACCCAGCGAGCGAAGATATATGGCCGGTAGGACCCAGCGTGGCTGCGGCGATTGCAGCGCAGTCTAAATCCGTCGAGACCCAATACATTCGTCCACACAACTACACAACTAGAGATGTCAATGAGAATCCGATACCCGCTAACCCATGGGAAATTCCCCTATTAAGGCTACATTGGGAACCTCAAATCCCTttcgggattggaggggattgaggtggaaatgaactaatttcctctATAAGCCCCTTCAATTTCAAaggggatttgagtttccaaactagcccttagggtacgggtatgggacaaAAATTGTCCCCATAGGTATGAATATGAGACAAAATCTACACTCATTAGTTAAACAGGTATGAGTTTGGGAAGCAATAATCCGAACCTGATTACCCATGTGTATTCATAAGTGTACATCTGTCctgtttgtatgaatgagttgaggccGAGTCGGCCACCAAGTCCAGCACGACAGCGCACCAGGCCCCTAGGTCCTAGCCTAATAAGGCAACACGACAAGGCAACTAGCAGACTAGCAAAAAACCCTAAAATAAACAGTCATACGCTACGCCATGCCAGCAGACCATCCGCCGCACGCTTAGACAAGTGCACTTGCATTGCACACTGGACAGCTGCACTGGCATTCCACACTGGCGACTTCACCAGCGACGAGGAGCATCGTCGACTGCTAGGAGCCTAGGATGACCGTGACGACCATGGATTCTCAGGCACTAATGAACTCGTATGGTGACCAAGGAAGGTCAGCAGACtccatttctccatttcttctattGGTCCCGAAGTACTGATTTCTTTTCTGATGGATGGATGGATCAAGGTTCACGGATGAGTGCTTGCTGATGTGGTGATGTCTAAAATCTGGATAGTTTGTGCTAGATATGTTGGTACCTAGTTATACTTTAATTGGGGATGGAGACCCATTGGAGACCTGGAACTCGAATGGGGATGTGTATGAGATGAGTTTTACACCCATGATGAGTATTGAGATTGTGATGGGATGGATCAATCATGAGGAGATGAGTCTGTAATGTTATAACCGGGTGGGGAATTCTCCATTGATATCTGTACACACAACCAAGGATACACAGACGGAAAAAAGCTTGCCGAAATGAGTCAGTGAAGAACACTCAATTTCTCAACCACCTGGACAGGGACAGTTATCTGACCATAATCATACACGACACAGTATTTCTGATTATATGGTTTTATTTCATCTACATGCTATGCGTAGGGTTTGGTCCGGTCAAAGATCTGTGCTTTTAGAGCTGCACAGATAGTTCCACGACGAAGTGATGGCTCGATGACCTTCCGATCCGGATGGAGAAGTTTGTGTAGCACATTCAGCACCGACACAATCTTTTAGACTAAAGGGTGTTTAAATgcactattagctatttttaggaaATTAGCTAGTACCAGTAGTTAGCtaactatttgttagctagctaattctactagtatatttttagctaactaactattaacTCTAATGCTTTCAAATACCCTCTAAATCACACAGCCACGGGATTTTGTTTTGGGGTTTTTTTTAAAGCGTCTTGACTTTTGTTGGCCGCCCTAGCTTCTACCGTTCTACGTACGCTGGACAGTGGACACTGTTGTATCGTGCCACTGTTGTCGAAAAAAGTACCGCGTTGTCCCGAAAAACATACAAGTAGCATTCTAGGTTGGTCCTCAAGCCAAATCATTGTAAATCCGATCGCATTTAGTTAAACACTTGCCGATATTTATAATTTCAAATTGTAACGATATGATTTCTCATGAAACGTACTTTTATAGTAATGTATACTTATATGATGTTATGAACAAATTGATATTTTTCTCTATAAATTCAGATAAACTTATCGAATAACAAACTTGGGAGGAGGTGTCGTCATCCAGCTTAGGGCTGGCCAAAAAATCCGTAACCCGAAATTGGAActcggaatacccgaacccgaaactCGAATTTTattcgggaatttcgggtagcaatttgcaaaacccgaatttattttgggtaattcgggtatcacaatcgggtacccgaaatacccgaattatccgaactttcatgtgtcatgtactcttgtcatgcttaattattaatttgtacatctataattatgtgtaagtatgcataacttgtgattgtagattgcttgtgttttatatgtccatgtatatcattattcaaactatattttatattaatttaatagggtgtatgtgtttttatgaagccgacacaatagttcgggtagttcggaAATACCCAAACccgaaattccgggtacccgaattttcgggtattgcaaaacccgttgtaatttcgggtatcgattctcaaaacccgaaattttaaaaacctgaattacccgacccgaaatttttgggtaacccgaacgcccacccctaaTCCAGCTGGTTCCTTTTGATTCAGAAAATGCTTTGACCCGAAAACAAACTTATAagatgtttggtttgtggaataaacTATTCCATCATCTTCTTACTCctcatttttttgtttggtttgtggaatgaaatgagttgatccatcactacTTTATTCATCATAATTACTTAGTTAGTACTAACATAAGAAATAGGGTCATTCCACCAAATTTGAGAAACTGACTCATAAGACACCTGTTAGATTCTATGGTGCCTAGGATCGATTCCTAACCCCTAGAATACCAATCTGTAACCAGAAATCCTCGATTACGAGTAGTTGAGCATGGACTTTCTGCCAGTCCACGACTCATGTGGAGTTTTAGCCACAGATTTACTAGAAACTCTGTTGAGCATATGGATAGCGGTTTTTTAAGTCTCCATCCACAGACTTAATGGTAAGTTAGAGTAACTAAGCATACTCTACTATGTCTATTAGCGTTCTGTTTCGCCTTTCGGCAACCCCATTCTGTTGTGGTTCACCATGCGTTAAATATTGTGCAACAATACCATTTTCTCTTAGGAACCTCGCAAAAAAGGCCCCGAAAACTGTCCATACACAGTATGGCGCCTGTAGTACTCCCCCCACGATCTGATCTGACAATTTTTATGTTCAAATCGTGTTGATTTTCCACCTCAACCTTGAACTGTTTAAACTTGTCTAAAGCTTCTAATCTTTCCTTAACGGGATAAATATAATTGTAGCGAGAGTAGTCATCTGTGAAGGTTATGAACGAAGCGAACCCATATACTGTCCTAACTAGAAAAGGACCACAAATATCTTTATGAATAATTTCTAACACTCTCGTACTGCGCTTAGCATTTTTCTCAATCTACTTCAAAAATTTATGGTAAAGTCTAATTGATGGAGAATATGTTTCTTAACGATACGCTCTATTCCCCCCTCGAAATATGGCCCAAACGATGGTGTCATAATTTCGACGGGGATTCTCCATCACCTTTCCCGCCATTGTTGGTTGGATCGTTTTCTGGTGTATCTAAGACATTAACTGCATCATTGTGCGAAAGTAAATAAAGCATGTCTTATTGAACGATGAGACTAACATCTTTATTACTAAACTGAATACACACAATGTTTGTCACCGAAGTGACAGCGTATGTGCTAATCGTCTaatcttgaaaatgaagttaagtGTCTGCTTGCTTTCCGTTAACCACTGTAACTGTTTTTGGCCCGCTGGGAACCTTAGGTTTATACGGAATTGCATTCTGTAGCAGGTACTGCAAGAATTTTGGGCACTTTCTATTGTAATGCCCTGTCTTCTTGCAGTAGAGGCAGGTGTTAGGGGGAACTAAGAAACTGCCTTACTGCTTCAGCTGACTGTTGCTTGTAAAAGTCTGGTGATCATGCTTCATCTGTTTCTTGAACTTTTGTTAGAGTTTTAGTTCTGTTTGAGGATATTTAGTTTGGGAAGGTTGATATAGTCACTTATTTGACTCTTCAACCTTTCCTCCTTATGCACACAGTGTGCCATAAGTTGATCTATGTTGTACTTGTCCTTTACACGGTGTTATTCTGAATATGAAGTGTCTCATACTCTGGAATAGCACCTTTAATAGGGTCCTTGATGGGTCTCTTATTGCGATCAAGTACTCTACATTTAGATCTTTTCCACTTGACCTTATCGACCCTGTACTGAGCATCTTATGGTCATACAAAAATGAGCCCTCTCTAGGCTTAGTAGGTTTGTCAAACCATGGTGAGTAAACTATCTTACCCACTGTAGTCATGATTTTAATCTATTTTATCTGACCAACTGAACTTAAAAATACTGAAACATAGAACTTGCATAAATTAAATATTCAACGTTGGTCAAATAATATCCATGTCTGATCTACAAAATTTATGGTTCTAGAAATTCTAAACCATCATTGGATGATCTAGAAAACTTAACTCTTGCATAAAAATATGGCAACAATATCCAACATTGGATGAAATATTCAATCACCACAAACTTTTCTGAATTTCTATGCAATTAATGAGAATTAATCCACGTGGGATTCATAACAAACAATAATGCatagaaaaataataataatctgACTCTAAAAATTCTAAACCATCATTGGATGATCTAGAAAAATATATATTTCTATTCAAAATGTGGCTTCAAGGCAAAAT
It contains:
- the LOC100283021 gene encoding uncharacterized protein LOC100283021 precursor, whose amino-acid sequence is MNKRQVAAAVAALLALLAASSTAGAVTFDATNTASDTPGGQRFDQAVGLDYAKQVLSDASTFIWNTFDQPSPADRKPVDAVTLVVEDIGGVAFTSANGIHLSAQYVGGYSGDVKTEVTGVLYHETTHVWQWDGQGQANGGLIEGIADYVRLKAGYAPGHWVQPGQGDRWDQGYDVTARFLDYCDSLKPGFVALLNAKMKDGYTDDFFAQILGKTVQQLWQDYKAKYGG